A genomic segment from Spinacia oleracea cultivar Varoflay chromosome 3, BTI_SOV_V1, whole genome shotgun sequence encodes:
- the LOC110786084 gene encoding DNA (cytosine-5)-methyltransferase CMT2 isoform X3 — protein MAPELSPSADPVSHRKSPRLSAEGGGKRDAKLTDSHSSCDKQSNKIKKNKRGKSDKCVSFLIGDPIPDDEARRRWPFRYSNNSNKRRRCNNGNSKPSDDDEDELVLDVKCHYSQAEVVNCIFDLGDCTYVKGEKGKKNFVGRIVEFFKTMDDEDYFRVQWFFRAEDTVIEDEAKPHDVKRLFLSDLMNDNPLDCIVSKVKILQVPPSVDLKPKSLSAFDFYYDMKYSVDYTTFSTVVDDEPGLSSCDNMKKIQANGLRPNFWNFSGQKPHKDMALLDLYSGCGGMSTGLCLGAKLAGVNLKTRWALDLNKSACDSLKLNHPQVQIRNEPADEFLGLLKQWDKLCKTYIDKAGNKTMSSPRVQRQLQSPKSNDSRNKNKKPSAEYEVASIVDICYGDPNQSGKHGLHFEVRWAGYGSSEDTWEPIEGLSNCQERIQEFVQKSYKLGILPRPGDVDVICGGPPCQGISGYNRHRNVDNPLDDDRNRQIVVFMDIVEFLKPTYILMENVVDILRLADGKLGKYAISRLVQLKYQSSLGIMAAGCYGLPQFRLRVFLWGAHPNERLPQFPLPTHDVVVKYGSPEKFERNIVAYDEDQSRKDLEKALKLQDAISDLPPVKNNEAREEMSYRKPPETEFQKYIRSSECDMLGDPDATARKRCVLYDHRPAELFEDDYLRVSKIPPRKGANFRDLPGLIIGRDNVVQRDPESDIRLPSGKQLVPDYAINFGKGRSLRPFARLWWDETVPTILTRPDLHSQKILHPEQDRVLTIRECARLQGFPDYFKFCGTVKERYRQVGNAVAVSVAKALGYGLGMAAQKLTGNGPLITLPPKFSHITAAEHLKPSTTEAISSTKQETE, from the exons ATGGCGCCGGAGCTGAGCCCGTCGGCTGATCCGGTAAGTCATCGGAAATCGCCGAGATTATCGGCAGAAGGAGGAGGAAAGAGAGATGCTAAATTGACTGACAGTCATAGTTCCTGTGACAAACAGTCCAATAAGATCAAAAAGAATAAGAGGGGTAAATCTGATAAGTGTGTTTCTTTCTTGATCGGTGATCCAATTCCCGATGATGAAGCTCGCCGCCGGTGGCCTTTTAGGTACAGCAATAACTCCAATAAG CGGCGAAGATGTAATAATGGGAACTCGAAGCCTTC tgatgatgatgaagatgagtTGGTTTTGGATGTAAAATGTCATTATTCACAAGCTGAAGTTGTGAATTGTATTTTTGACCTTGGAGATTGCACATATGTAAAA GGTGAAAAGGGGAAGAAGAATTTTGTTGGTAGGATTGTCGAATTCTTCAAAACCATGGACGACGAAGATTATTTTCGAGTTCAATGGTTTTTTAGGGCTGAAGATACG GTTATAGAAGATGAGGCAAAGCCTCATGATGTAAAGCGGTTGTTCCTTTCGGATCTTATGAATGACAACCCATTGGATTGCATTGTTTCAAAAGTCAAGATTTTACAAGTACCACCAAGT GTGGACTTAAAACCAAAATCTCTTTCCGCCTTTGACTTCTATTATGACATGAAATACTCTGTAGACTACACCACATTTTCTACTGTTGTTGATG ATGAACCTGGCCTCTCATCATGTGATAACATGAAGAAAATTCAGGCAAATGGGCTCAGGcctaatttttggaatttttctgGCCAAAAGCCGCATAAAGACATGGCACTGTTGGACTTATACTCTGGTTGTGGCGGAATGTCAACCGGATTATGCCTAGGAGCTAAACTTGCTGGCGTCAATCTTAAAACG AGATGGGCTCTTGACCTCAATAAATCAGCTTGTGATAGCTTGAAATTAAATCATCCCCAAGTTCAA ATAAGAAATGAACCGGCGGATGAATTTCTTGGCTTGTTGAAACAATGGGATAAACTTTGTAAAACTTACATTGATAAAGCTGGAAATAAGACTATGTCTTCTCCTAGAGTTCAAAGACAGTTGCAATCTCCGAAAAGTAATGATTCaagaaacaagaataaaaaaccaTCCGCTGAATATGAGGTTGCTAGCATTGTTGATATCTGCTACGGTGATCCCAACCAAAGCGGCAAGCACGGACTTCATTTTGAG GTGCGTTGGGCTGGTTACGGCTCAAGTGAGGACACATGGGAGCCAATTGAGGGACTAAG TAACTGCCAGGAACGGATACAGGAATTTGTTCAGAAAAGTTATAAACTTGGGATATTGCCTCGGCCG GGAGATGTCGATGTGATTTGTGGAGGTCCTCCGTGCCAGGGAATTAGTGGGTATAACCGTCACAGGAATGTTGATAACCCTTTAGACGATGATAGAAATCGCCAAATTGTGGTGTTTATGGACATTGTAGAGTTTCTCAAGCCAACATACATATTGATGGAAAATGTGGTTGACATTTTGAGGCTTGCTGATGGTAAGCTTGGAAAATATGCAATTAGCCGATTGGTTCAATTGAAGTATCAATCAAGTCTTGGAATTATGGCTGCTGGTTGCTATGGCCTTCCACAATTCCGTCTACGTGTTTTCCTATGGGGAGCTCATCCTAACGAG AGATTACCGCAGTTTCCTCTCCCTACACATGATGTGGTGGTGAAATATGGCTCGCCAGAGAAGTTTGAG CGCAACATTGTTGCATATGATGAAGATCAATCTCGAAAAGACCTTGAGAAAGCTCTTAAACTACAAGATGCTATTTCTGATCTTCCACCG GTGAAAAATAATGAAGCTCGAGAAGAGATGTCGTATCGAAAGCCTCCAGAAACGGAGTTTCAAAAGTATATTAGATCAAGTGAATGTG ATATGTTGGGCGATCCTGATGCCACTGCACGAAAAAGATGTGTTCTTTATGATCATCGACCGGCTGAATTATTCGAGGATGATTACTTGCGAGTTTCTAAAATCCCTCCGAGAAAG GGAGCAAATTTTCGAGATTTACCAGGTTTAATTATTGGAAGAGACAACGTTGTTCAGAGAGACCCTGAATCAGATAtaagattaccatctgggaagCAACTG GTTCCTGATTATGCAATAAACTTTGGTAAAGGTCGATCCTTAAG ACCATTTGCTCGACTATGGTGGGACGAGACAGTCCCTACAATATTGACAAGACCCGACCTTCACAGCCAG AAAATTTTGCATCCAGAGCAAGACAGAGTTCTCACTATTCGTGAGTGTGCAAGATTACAGGGTTTCCCGGATTATTTCAAATTTTGTGGGACTGTGAAGGAAAG ATACCGTCAAGTTGGAAATGCTGTAGCAGTTTCAGTTGCTAAAGCTTTAGGGTATGGTTTAGGAATGGCAGCACAAAAACTGACTGGGAATGGTCCTCTCATTACTCTCCCACCAAAGTTTTCTCACATTACAGCAGCTGAACATCTGAAACCTTCAACTACAGAAGCGATATCTTCAACTAAACAAGAGACGGAATAA
- the LOC110786084 gene encoding DNA (cytosine-5)-methyltransferase CMT2 isoform X1 has product MAPELSPSADPVSHRKSPRLSAEGGGKRDAKLTDSHSSCDKQSNKIKKNKRGKSDKCVSFLIGDPIPDDEARRRWPFRYSNNSNKRRRCNNGNSKPSDDDEDELVLDVKCHYSQAEVVNCIFDLGDCTYVKGEKGKKNFVGRIVEFFKTMDDEDYFRVQWFFRAEDTVIEDEAKPHDVKRLFLSDLMNDNPLDCIVSKVKILQVPPSVDLKPKSLSAFDFYYDMKYSVDYTTFSTVVDDEPGLSSCDNMKKIQANGLRPNFWNFSGQKPHKDMALLDLYSGCGGMSTGLCLGAKLAGVNLKTRWALDLNKSACDSLKLNHPQVQIRNEPADEFLGLLKQWDKLCKTYIDKAGNKTMSSPRVQRQLQSPKSNDSRNKNKKPSAEYEVASIVDICYGDPNQSGKHGLHFEVRWAGYGSSEDTWEPIEGLSNCQERIQEFVQKSYKLGILPRPGDVDVICGGPPCQGISGYNRHRNVDNPLDDDRNRQIVVFMDIVEFLKPTYILMENVVDILRLADGKLGKYAISRLVQLKYQSSLGIMAAGCYGLPQFRLRVFLWGAHPNERLPQFPLPTHDVVVKYGSPEKFERNIVAYDEDQSRKDLEKALKLQDAISDLPPVKNNEAREEMSYRKPPETEFQKYIRSSECDMLGDPDATARKRCVLYDHRPAELFEDDYLRVSKIPPRKGANFRDLPGLIIGRDNVVQRDPESDIRLPSGKQLVPDYAINFGKGRSLSFCCFSSV; this is encoded by the exons ATGGCGCCGGAGCTGAGCCCGTCGGCTGATCCGGTAAGTCATCGGAAATCGCCGAGATTATCGGCAGAAGGAGGAGGAAAGAGAGATGCTAAATTGACTGACAGTCATAGTTCCTGTGACAAACAGTCCAATAAGATCAAAAAGAATAAGAGGGGTAAATCTGATAAGTGTGTTTCTTTCTTGATCGGTGATCCAATTCCCGATGATGAAGCTCGCCGCCGGTGGCCTTTTAGGTACAGCAATAACTCCAATAAG CGGCGAAGATGTAATAATGGGAACTCGAAGCCTTC tgatgatgatgaagatgagtTGGTTTTGGATGTAAAATGTCATTATTCACAAGCTGAAGTTGTGAATTGTATTTTTGACCTTGGAGATTGCACATATGTAAAA GGTGAAAAGGGGAAGAAGAATTTTGTTGGTAGGATTGTCGAATTCTTCAAAACCATGGACGACGAAGATTATTTTCGAGTTCAATGGTTTTTTAGGGCTGAAGATACG GTTATAGAAGATGAGGCAAAGCCTCATGATGTAAAGCGGTTGTTCCTTTCGGATCTTATGAATGACAACCCATTGGATTGCATTGTTTCAAAAGTCAAGATTTTACAAGTACCACCAAGT GTGGACTTAAAACCAAAATCTCTTTCCGCCTTTGACTTCTATTATGACATGAAATACTCTGTAGACTACACCACATTTTCTACTGTTGTTGATG ATGAACCTGGCCTCTCATCATGTGATAACATGAAGAAAATTCAGGCAAATGGGCTCAGGcctaatttttggaatttttctgGCCAAAAGCCGCATAAAGACATGGCACTGTTGGACTTATACTCTGGTTGTGGCGGAATGTCAACCGGATTATGCCTAGGAGCTAAACTTGCTGGCGTCAATCTTAAAACG AGATGGGCTCTTGACCTCAATAAATCAGCTTGTGATAGCTTGAAATTAAATCATCCCCAAGTTCAA ATAAGAAATGAACCGGCGGATGAATTTCTTGGCTTGTTGAAACAATGGGATAAACTTTGTAAAACTTACATTGATAAAGCTGGAAATAAGACTATGTCTTCTCCTAGAGTTCAAAGACAGTTGCAATCTCCGAAAAGTAATGATTCaagaaacaagaataaaaaaccaTCCGCTGAATATGAGGTTGCTAGCATTGTTGATATCTGCTACGGTGATCCCAACCAAAGCGGCAAGCACGGACTTCATTTTGAG GTGCGTTGGGCTGGTTACGGCTCAAGTGAGGACACATGGGAGCCAATTGAGGGACTAAG TAACTGCCAGGAACGGATACAGGAATTTGTTCAGAAAAGTTATAAACTTGGGATATTGCCTCGGCCG GGAGATGTCGATGTGATTTGTGGAGGTCCTCCGTGCCAGGGAATTAGTGGGTATAACCGTCACAGGAATGTTGATAACCCTTTAGACGATGATAGAAATCGCCAAATTGTGGTGTTTATGGACATTGTAGAGTTTCTCAAGCCAACATACATATTGATGGAAAATGTGGTTGACATTTTGAGGCTTGCTGATGGTAAGCTTGGAAAATATGCAATTAGCCGATTGGTTCAATTGAAGTATCAATCAAGTCTTGGAATTATGGCTGCTGGTTGCTATGGCCTTCCACAATTCCGTCTACGTGTTTTCCTATGGGGAGCTCATCCTAACGAG AGATTACCGCAGTTTCCTCTCCCTACACATGATGTGGTGGTGAAATATGGCTCGCCAGAGAAGTTTGAG CGCAACATTGTTGCATATGATGAAGATCAATCTCGAAAAGACCTTGAGAAAGCTCTTAAACTACAAGATGCTATTTCTGATCTTCCACCG GTGAAAAATAATGAAGCTCGAGAAGAGATGTCGTATCGAAAGCCTCCAGAAACGGAGTTTCAAAAGTATATTAGATCAAGTGAATGTG ATATGTTGGGCGATCCTGATGCCACTGCACGAAAAAGATGTGTTCTTTATGATCATCGACCGGCTGAATTATTCGAGGATGATTACTTGCGAGTTTCTAAAATCCCTCCGAGAAAG GGAGCAAATTTTCGAGATTTACCAGGTTTAATTATTGGAAGAGACAACGTTGTTCAGAGAGACCCTGAATCAGATAtaagattaccatctgggaagCAACTG GTTCCTGATTATGCAATAAACTTTGGTAAAGGTCGATCCTTAAG TTTTTGCTGTTTTTCTAGCGTGTAA
- the LOC110786084 gene encoding DNA (cytosine-5)-methyltransferase CMT2 isoform X2, with translation MAPELSPSADPVSHRKSPRLSAEGGGKRDAKLTDSHSSCDKQSNKIKKNKRGKSDKCVSFLIGDPIPDDEARRRWPFRYSNNSNKRRRCNNGNSKPSDDDEDELVLDVKCHYSQAEVVNCIFDLGDCTYVKGEKGKKNFVGRIVEFFKTMDDEDYFRVQWFFRAEDTVIEDEAKPHDVKRLFLSDLMNDNPLDCIVSKVKILQVPPSVDLKPKSLSAFDFYYDMKYSVDYTTFSTVVDDEPGLSSCDNMKKIQANGLRPNFWNFSGQKPHKDMALLDLYSGCGGMSTGLCLGAKLAGVNLKTRWALDLNKSACDSLKLNHPQVQIRNEPADEFLGLLKQWDKLCKTYIDKAGNKTMSSPRVQRQLQSPKSNDSRNKNKKPSAEYEVASIVDICYGDPNQSGKHGLHFEVRWAGYGSSEDTWEPIEGLSNCQERIQEFVQKSYKLGILPRPGDVDVICGGPPCQGISGYNRHRNVDNPLDDDRNRQIVVFMDIVEFLKPTYILMENVVDILRLADGKLGKYAISRLVQLKYQSSLGIMAAGCYGLPQFRLRVFLWGAHPNERLPQFPLPTHDVVVKYGSPEKFERNIVAYDEDQSRKDLEKALKLQDAISDLPPVKNNEAREEMSYRKPPETEFQKYIRSSECDMLGDPDATARKRCVLYDHRPAELFEDDYLRVSKIPPRKGANFRDLPGLIIGRDNVVQRDPESDIRLPSGKQLVPDYAINFGKGRSLSV, from the exons ATGGCGCCGGAGCTGAGCCCGTCGGCTGATCCGGTAAGTCATCGGAAATCGCCGAGATTATCGGCAGAAGGAGGAGGAAAGAGAGATGCTAAATTGACTGACAGTCATAGTTCCTGTGACAAACAGTCCAATAAGATCAAAAAGAATAAGAGGGGTAAATCTGATAAGTGTGTTTCTTTCTTGATCGGTGATCCAATTCCCGATGATGAAGCTCGCCGCCGGTGGCCTTTTAGGTACAGCAATAACTCCAATAAG CGGCGAAGATGTAATAATGGGAACTCGAAGCCTTC tgatgatgatgaagatgagtTGGTTTTGGATGTAAAATGTCATTATTCACAAGCTGAAGTTGTGAATTGTATTTTTGACCTTGGAGATTGCACATATGTAAAA GGTGAAAAGGGGAAGAAGAATTTTGTTGGTAGGATTGTCGAATTCTTCAAAACCATGGACGACGAAGATTATTTTCGAGTTCAATGGTTTTTTAGGGCTGAAGATACG GTTATAGAAGATGAGGCAAAGCCTCATGATGTAAAGCGGTTGTTCCTTTCGGATCTTATGAATGACAACCCATTGGATTGCATTGTTTCAAAAGTCAAGATTTTACAAGTACCACCAAGT GTGGACTTAAAACCAAAATCTCTTTCCGCCTTTGACTTCTATTATGACATGAAATACTCTGTAGACTACACCACATTTTCTACTGTTGTTGATG ATGAACCTGGCCTCTCATCATGTGATAACATGAAGAAAATTCAGGCAAATGGGCTCAGGcctaatttttggaatttttctgGCCAAAAGCCGCATAAAGACATGGCACTGTTGGACTTATACTCTGGTTGTGGCGGAATGTCAACCGGATTATGCCTAGGAGCTAAACTTGCTGGCGTCAATCTTAAAACG AGATGGGCTCTTGACCTCAATAAATCAGCTTGTGATAGCTTGAAATTAAATCATCCCCAAGTTCAA ATAAGAAATGAACCGGCGGATGAATTTCTTGGCTTGTTGAAACAATGGGATAAACTTTGTAAAACTTACATTGATAAAGCTGGAAATAAGACTATGTCTTCTCCTAGAGTTCAAAGACAGTTGCAATCTCCGAAAAGTAATGATTCaagaaacaagaataaaaaaccaTCCGCTGAATATGAGGTTGCTAGCATTGTTGATATCTGCTACGGTGATCCCAACCAAAGCGGCAAGCACGGACTTCATTTTGAG GTGCGTTGGGCTGGTTACGGCTCAAGTGAGGACACATGGGAGCCAATTGAGGGACTAAG TAACTGCCAGGAACGGATACAGGAATTTGTTCAGAAAAGTTATAAACTTGGGATATTGCCTCGGCCG GGAGATGTCGATGTGATTTGTGGAGGTCCTCCGTGCCAGGGAATTAGTGGGTATAACCGTCACAGGAATGTTGATAACCCTTTAGACGATGATAGAAATCGCCAAATTGTGGTGTTTATGGACATTGTAGAGTTTCTCAAGCCAACATACATATTGATGGAAAATGTGGTTGACATTTTGAGGCTTGCTGATGGTAAGCTTGGAAAATATGCAATTAGCCGATTGGTTCAATTGAAGTATCAATCAAGTCTTGGAATTATGGCTGCTGGTTGCTATGGCCTTCCACAATTCCGTCTACGTGTTTTCCTATGGGGAGCTCATCCTAACGAG AGATTACCGCAGTTTCCTCTCCCTACACATGATGTGGTGGTGAAATATGGCTCGCCAGAGAAGTTTGAG CGCAACATTGTTGCATATGATGAAGATCAATCTCGAAAAGACCTTGAGAAAGCTCTTAAACTACAAGATGCTATTTCTGATCTTCCACCG GTGAAAAATAATGAAGCTCGAGAAGAGATGTCGTATCGAAAGCCTCCAGAAACGGAGTTTCAAAAGTATATTAGATCAAGTGAATGTG ATATGTTGGGCGATCCTGATGCCACTGCACGAAAAAGATGTGTTCTTTATGATCATCGACCGGCTGAATTATTCGAGGATGATTACTTGCGAGTTTCTAAAATCCCTCCGAGAAAG GGAGCAAATTTTCGAGATTTACCAGGTTTAATTATTGGAAGAGACAACGTTGTTCAGAGAGACCCTGAATCAGATAtaagattaccatctgggaagCAACTG GTTCCTGATTATGCAATAAACTTTGGTAAAGGTCGATCCTTAAG CGTGTAA